The Acidobacteriota bacterium region CGGCCGCAAATTCGTCAAGGACCTCGCGAACGTGGGGGCTCGGACTTTTGTCGTCGGCAATGCAGAGTTCCCAGTTTTCGTATATTTGATCCTTAACGGAACCGATACAGAGACGGAGCCATCTTTCGTCGATGTCATAGACCGGAACGATGACCGAGATGAGCGGCCGGCGCGCGAACCGATCGATTTCCGAACGCATCGCGTCCCGCCGTTCGGGCGTCAGCGCACTCTCGCGGATCCATTCGGCGTAACGGCGGGCGTCGCGTCGTTCGGCAAGTTTCCAGGCACCTTTCGCAACGAGCGCGCGCCACCCCTCACGGCTCAAGATTCGCAACGCCTTTCGGATATTCTTAACTAACGGCATTTGATGTGACCGCTTGATTTTACCCGAATCAACGGCGAATTTCACAACCTGTCGAATTTCTGTTTTACTTTTGGAGAATAGTCGATTTCGCAACCGAATATGAAAAGCTGCCGAATCTGCGGAAACGCTGCAAACAATCGAATTCACCTCGCCCGCGAGATGATGTTCGCGACCCGTGACGAGTTCGAATACCTCGAATGCGGCGCGTGCGGGACCGTTCAGATCGTCGAAGTTCCGGATCTTTCGCCGTACTACCCGAAGGATTACTACTCTTTTTCAGTCGGTTCGAAGACTTACATCGAAGAAAGGCTTCAACGCCGGCTCGCGGCGCCGTTTGTCGGCCGGTATCTGATGACCGGCCGCGGGACGATCGGCAAGTTTCTGTTCGGCAAGGCGCCGTGGTTCGAAGAGCGGTTTCCGGCCTGGCTTCGCGATCCGGTTTTGACACTCGATTTCAAATCCCGGATCCTCGATTTCGGGTCCGGGAACGGAGCGCTTTTGCGCGATCTCAAACGCTTTGGATTTCAGAGCCTGACCGGCGCCGATGCGTTCATCGAAAAGGACATCGTTTACCCGACCGGCGTTCGTGTTCTGAAGAGAACGCTGGCGGAGGTCGAAGGTGAGTTCGACCTTGTGATGCTGAATCACTCGTTTGAGCATTTGCCGGATCCGGAAGCATCGTTGACGCTCATTGGAAAGCTTCTCGCGCCCGAGGGCCGATGCCTGATCCGGATTCCGGTCGCGTCGCACGCTTGGCAAACGTACGGCGTGAACTGGTTTCAGCTCGATGCGCCGCGCCACCTGTTCCTGTTCACCGAGCGGGCGTTTCGCGATCTCGCCGCGCGGTCCGGTTTTGAAGTTTTGATGGTTGTTTACGATTCCGACTTGATGCAGTTCGTCGTCAGCGAGCAATATGCGCGCGACATTCCGATGCACGATGATCGAGCTTACCGCGGCGAGGTTTCGACGAGCATTTTCACGCCGGAACAGATCGCCGATTGGACGACTGAAGCGGGCAAATTAAATGCTGAAGGGCGGGGCGATCAGGCGTGTTTTTATCTGCGGCGATCACTTTGAGGAAAACTCGGTCGACCATTCGAGCACGGGCCTGATCAGACCTTCCATCGTCCCGACATAGTCTCCGCGCGCGGTGTTGTTGCCCGTCATCCTGTCAACGACATCGAAGCTGACGGCGTCGTGCGCGATCAGATGCACGCGCGACTGCGGATAATGCGTGACGATCGCATAGTTCAGATAAAACGTCCCCTCGGCCATAAAATTCCCCGGAATCCAAACCGTGCTCGTGTAAACGCCGCGCTCCTTCGGACGGCGGATCCAATCGGCGGTGACATCCTGAACGGTGAACAGAAGCTGCCGGCTGTGATTGTAAAGTTGGATGTTCGGCAACAGGATCTCGCCTTCCTTCAGCACTTCGTATGTGCTCTCGATTCCGATCCGCTCGCTGATCTCGTGCGAACCGGCAGTTTCGCCGCGGCCGTTGACGACCCGAACTTTGTTGAGGCGAACAAAGGCGCTTTCCGCCGATGCATCGCCCTCAAAATTCTTTTCCGAATCGACGCGCCAAGTCGCCGTCAGGTAACTTCGGACGACTTCCGCCGATTCGCCCCGATCGACGATCTCACCCTTGTTGAACGCGATCGCCCGCGAACAAACCCGCGTGATCGCCGCCATATCGTGCGAAACAAAGAGAACGGTCCGGCCGCTTTCGCGGATGTCCTGCATTTTACCGAGACATTTCTTTTGGAACTCGGCATCGCCGACCGCCAAGACTTCGTCGACGATCAGGATCTCAGTGTCAAGATGAGCCGCGATGGCAAACGCGAGGCGCATATACATTCCGCTCGAATAGTGCTTCACAGGCGTGTCCAGAAAAGCCTCGATTTCGGCAAAGCTTACGATCTCGTCAAACTTTCGGGCGATCTCGGTTCGCTTCATCCCGAGAATTGCGCCGTTGAGAAAGATGTTGTCGCGCCCCGACAGTTCGTTGTGAAATCCGGTTCCGACCTCAAGCAGACTCCCGACGCGACCGCTGAGAGACGCCGTTCCGGACGTCGGTTTCGTGACGCGCGACAGTATCTTGAGCAGCGTCGATTTGCCGGCCCCGTTTCGCCCGATGATTCCGAGCGTCTCTCCGGCCTCGACTTTGAAACTCACGTCCCGCAACGCCCAGAGTTCACGCCGCGCCCCCGATCTTCCGAAGCCGGCCAGAACTTCGCGCAGCGAGTTGCTCTTGCGCTCGCCGAGAAAATAGAGTTTCGAGAGATTGTTTACTTCGACGGCGCTCATTTATCTAAACCTGGTCAACTGATTCTTGATCGACCGAAGGCGGTCGACGCTTTTCGCCCGGAAACTGCCGTAACGAGAACGGATCTTCGTTTTCAGCCGCGACCAACCGGCGTTCAGGAGCACTGCGGGTTCCAGATCTTTCAACATTTCTTCGTTGATCCGATTGAGCATTTCGATCCGGGTCAGGTCGCTGCCGGCCCCGTTCTTCCTGAGCGCGATATGGAACTCGCAGCCTTCAGCATCGAAAAACGCGACTTCGTTCAGTTCGATGAAACCCAGTTCAAAGAGGTCGTGAATCATCAACCGGAACGAATGCGGCGTGAAACACCAGGCGTGGCAATCGACGTACTCTTTGTTCTCCATCGACTGCCGCATACGGTCGAGAACCTCCTGCTTTGAAAAGGAGAATGTGAAATTCTCGGGAACGTAATAGAACTCGCCCCATCCGGGCATATCGTCCTTCAAAACAAAATTCCGGTAGAATTCGGCGATCGAGCCCGGAGAATGAAGCTTCTGCTCGCGCCAATGCGCGTCGATCATTCGCGAAAGTGACGTGACCGGCCGGAAATGATCGAAACAGAACCGGACGTCGGGAACGGCCAGCGACAACACGCCGTCGTCGTTCAGAATCTTCTCGCAGGATTTCAGAAAACCGATGAAATCCGGAACGTGCTCGATGACGTGCGATGCGATGATCCAATCGTAAAACCCCGTTTTGCCGGTCAGTTCGGAATACTCCTCGCCGCGCCAGACGAAATCGACCTCTTCGATATTGTCGAGGTTCACGCCGTCGTCCTTGTATTTTTCAACCAGCTGCTCGCGCGTCGCGTGGTCGATGACGTGGACGTTGAAACCGTTTCGTTTTGGGGCGATCGGCGAGTGGCTGGCGCCGATCTCGATCCCGATTCCGTCTTTTTTCAGGTGGAAAAGCAGTTTTTCTTCTCTCGTCATATGCGTCCAGTGACTCTCAGATCGAGTCGGCGAAATCGTCCTCCATCCGCTTGAAGATCAAGAGCGAAACCAGCAACACCGCAAATGTGCCGATGCACGAAAGCGCGGTCAGCCTCCAGTCGATCTGTTCGCCGAAAAGGGCCGCTCGAAATCCCTGCAAAATGCCGGTCAACGGGTTAAATGCGATCAACGTCTGCGCCTTCGGCGGCAAAATATCGAGCGGATAAAAGATCGGCGAAATGAACATCCAGATCTGGAGCGCAAACGGCAGCGCGAATTTCACGTCGCGAAAACGGACGTTGAGCGCCGCAAAGAGCGTTCCGACACCCAATGCGAGGATCACCGTCAGTCCCAGAAAGACCGGGATCAGCAGTATCGCCGGCGAGACCGCAACGCCGTAAAAAGCCATCAGCGCGAGTAGGACGAACAAGCCCGGAACGAGATCGACAAGTCCGGCGAGCGTCGCTGCGATCGGCACGATCATTCGCGGAAAATAGACCTTTGTGACAAGATTCGTGTTGCCGATCAAACTGCCCGAAGCAAAGGTGACGGCGTTGAAAACGAACAGCCAAACGAGCAATCCGCTCAAAACATAGAGCGGGTACGGAGGGCCCGCCGTATCGAAACGGGCGATCTGGCTGAAAACGACGGCAAAGATCAAGGTCGTCAGAACCGGCTGCAGAACCGCCCAAAAAACGCCGATGGCGGTTTGCTTGTAGCGGACCTTGATGTCGCGCAAGGTAAGAAAGTAGAGCAACTCGCGATAGTTCCAAATGTCCTTCAAATCGAGTCTCAGGAAGCCGTGTTCGGGCCCGATCTTCGTGATCTGTGTTTCGTCAGCTCTCATCCTTTACCCATCGATTCTGACCCGGAGCGCGATCCGTCTTGCGATTTTATAGTCTTTCCGAATTGCGCTGCGTTCGTGATTCATCGTCGAACGGCAACCGTCGCCGTTGTTTGCAACTAACCGTTTCAGACTCTAAACTTTACCCGAAAGTATAGCGCAACTAAGAATCCGATGCTAAAGGAAGACATTCTCGAAGATCTCGCCTGCCCGCGCTGCAAATGTTCGCTGCCGGCCGGCGAACCGTTCAGATGTCCCGATTGCCGCACCGATTACCCGATCATCGGCGGAGTTCCGGTTTTGATCAACGACGACAACAGTCTTTTTAGGATCGCTGATTTCGTTGCGCAACGAGACACGACATACAAGACCGCCGTTCCGGCGTGGATGCGGTTTGCCAAGCGATTGGTTCCGTCGCTGAACCTTAACGTCAAATCGAAAGAGAATTTCGAAGAGCTGATCTCCCGGCTTGGAGAGCGCGGACCGAATCAACGACTGTTGGTTGTCGGCGGCGCGGTCGAAGGCGAGGGCTTCAAGATCAACGAACTTCCGGAGAGCATAGCGTTGGTCGAGACCGACGTCGCGTTCGGCGATCGGACAGCGATCGTCTGCGATGCGCACGATCTCCCGTTTCGGGAAGGAACATTCGACGGCGTTATCGTGCAGGCTGTCCTTGAGCACGTCGTCGATCCGGTTCGTTGCGTTTCCGAAATTCATCGCGTGCTCAAGGATGACGGGCTCGTTTATGCCGAAACTCCGTTTATGGCTCAGGTTCATCTTGGAAAGTATGATTTCCAGCGTTTCTCGCATCTCGCGCACCGGCGGCTTTTCCGGCGATTCACCGAGATTGCGAGCGGCGCGACGTGCGGGCCGGGAATGGCGCTTGCCTGGTCCTACGCGTATTTTCTCCAGAGTTTTTTCACGAGTCAGATCCTGCGGCGGATCGCGTTCGCGTTCGCGAGCTGGACGGGATTTTG contains the following coding sequences:
- a CDS encoding class I SAM-dependent methyltransferase yields the protein MKSCRICGNAANNRIHLAREMMFATRDEFEYLECGACGTVQIVEVPDLSPYYPKDYYSFSVGSKTYIEERLQRRLAAPFVGRYLMTGRGTIGKFLFGKAPWFEERFPAWLRDPVLTLDFKSRILDFGSGNGALLRDLKRFGFQSLTGADAFIEKDIVYPTGVRVLKRTLAEVEGEFDLVMLNHSFEHLPDPEASLTLIGKLLAPEGRCLIRIPVASHAWQTYGVNWFQLDAPRHLFLFTERAFRDLAARSGFEVLMVVYDSDLMQFVVSEQYARDIPMHDDRAYRGEVSTSIFTPEQIADWTTEAGKLNAEGRGDQACFYLRRSL
- a CDS encoding ATP-binding cassette domain-containing protein, whose amino-acid sequence is MSAVEVNNLSKLYFLGERKSNSLREVLAGFGRSGARRELWALRDVSFKVEAGETLGIIGRNGAGKSTLLKILSRVTKPTSGTASLSGRVGSLLEVGTGFHNELSGRDNIFLNGAILGMKRTEIARKFDEIVSFAEIEAFLDTPVKHYSSGMYMRLAFAIAAHLDTEILIVDEVLAVGDAEFQKKCLGKMQDIRESGRTVLFVSHDMAAITRVCSRAIAFNKGEIVDRGESAEVVRSYLTATWRVDSEKNFEGDASAESAFVRLNKVRVVNGRGETAGSHEISERIGIESTYEVLKEGEILLPNIQLYNHSRQLLFTVQDVTADWIRRPKERGVYTSTVWIPGNFMAEGTFYLNYAIVTHYPQSRVHLIAHDAVSFDVVDRMTGNNTARGDYVGTMEGLIRPVLEWSTEFSSK
- a CDS encoding methyltransferase domain-containing protein, with translation MTREEKLLFHLKKDGIGIEIGASHSPIAPKRNGFNVHVIDHATREQLVEKYKDDGVNLDNIEEVDFVWRGEEYSELTGKTGFYDWIIASHVIEHVPDFIGFLKSCEKILNDDGVLSLAVPDVRFCFDHFRPVTSLSRMIDAHWREQKLHSPGSIAEFYRNFVLKDDMPGWGEFYYVPENFTFSFSKQEVLDRMRQSMENKEYVDCHAWCFTPHSFRLMIHDLFELGFIELNEVAFFDAEGCEFHIALRKNGAGSDLTRIEMLNRINEEMLKDLEPAVLLNAGWSRLKTKIRSRYGSFRAKSVDRLRSIKNQLTRFR
- a CDS encoding ABC transporter permease, which encodes MRADETQITKIGPEHGFLRLDLKDIWNYRELLYFLTLRDIKVRYKQTAIGVFWAVLQPVLTTLIFAVVFSQIARFDTAGPPYPLYVLSGLLVWLFVFNAVTFASGSLIGNTNLVTKVYFPRMIVPIAATLAGLVDLVPGLFVLLALMAFYGVAVSPAILLIPVFLGLTVILALGVGTLFAALNVRFRDVKFALPFALQIWMFISPIFYPLDILPPKAQTLIAFNPLTGILQGFRAALFGEQIDWRLTALSCIGTFAVLLVSLLIFKRMEDDFADSI
- a CDS encoding methyltransferase domain-containing protein; protein product: MLKEDILEDLACPRCKCSLPAGEPFRCPDCRTDYPIIGGVPVLINDDNSLFRIADFVAQRDTTYKTAVPAWMRFAKRLVPSLNLNVKSKENFEELISRLGERGPNQRLLVVGGAVEGEGFKINELPESIALVETDVAFGDRTAIVCDAHDLPFREGTFDGVIVQAVLEHVVDPVRCVSEIHRVLKDDGLVYAETPFMAQVHLGKYDFQRFSHLAHRRLFRRFTEIASGATCGPGMALAWSYAYFLQSFFTSQILRRIAFAFASWTGFWLKYFDYFLIDKPGTYDAALSYYFFGTRSELELDDVELIGGYRGSIR